The following are encoded in a window of Chaetodon auriga isolate fChaAug3 chromosome 24, fChaAug3.hap1, whole genome shotgun sequence genomic DNA:
- the snx15 gene encoding sorting nexin-15 isoform X1 yields the protein MSRKPKDEYYRFFTVSDTRTHEKGHTEYKVTARFVSKRHPEDVKEVVVWRRFSELKKLHGELAYTHKNLFRRQEEFPPFPRAQVFGRFEEAVIEERRKATEAMLLFTTSIPALYNSPQLKDFFRGGEVTRPLDPTPLSSAGPLPPPLIPLPKRRASDCEPAEEEEGREAPTLPQDLGNNVGLEVGEPEVATEAYSEMGGSPREEQEELSDTELDDRAARNHQSQESQEEFDSLFDSVAEEQVPSPKEEVPPPLTDNDMAVFDPCYKQDGSNSSSDHSELLSLLPTSLDGGDTDYLNRAATELTAAMEREKEGEFSCAIRGYRTAVDILITGVQGDPDPVRRESVMRRTAQYLKHAEILVDQHSSPTHTHTPTHTHTQDP from the exons ATGTCACGAAAACCCAAAGATGAATATTACCGTTTCTTTACCGTTTccgacacacgcacacacgagaAGGGGCACACCGAGTACAAAGTGACGGCAAGG TTCGTCTCTAAGCGTCATCCAGAAGATGTGAAGGAGGTGGTCGTGTGGAGGAGGTTCTCGGAACTGAAGAAGCTCCATGGGGAGCTGGCCTACACACACAAGAACCTGTTCAGACGACAGGAGGAGTTTCCACCATTTCCACGTGCACAAGTCTTTG gaAGGTTTGAGGAAGCTGTGattgaagagaggaggaaggctACAGAGGCCATGCTTCTATTTACTACCAGCATACCTGCACTCTACAATAGCCCACAGCTCAAGGACTTCTTCAGA GGTGGTGAGGTCACAAGGCCTCTGGATCCCACCCCTCTGTCCTCCGCTGggcctctgcctcctccactcATCCCTCTCCCCAAACGGAGGGCCTCAGACTGTgaacctgcagaggaggaggaggggagggaggctcCCACCTTACCCCAAGACCTGGGCAACAATGTGGGCTTAGAGGTGGGAGAGCCGGAGGTGGCGACTGAGGCTTACAGCGAGATGGGAGGCTCTCCAAGAGAAGAACAAGAGGAGTTAAGCGATACAGAGCTGGATGACAGAG CAGCCAGAAACCACCAATCACAAGAGTCCCAGGAAGAGTTTGACTCCCTGTTCGACTCTGTGGCAGAAGAGCAAGTCCCATCCCCAAAGGAGGAAGTTCCCCCTCCCCTGACTGATAATGACATGGCTGTGTTTGATCCCTGCTATAAACAAg ATGGATCCAACTCCTCCAGTGACCACTCAGAATTGCTTTCATTGCTGCCAACCAGTCTGGATGGAGGGGACACGGATTACTTGAATCGGGCTGCCACTGAGCTAACAGCTGcgatggagagggagaaggagggagaattTAGTTGTGCCATTCGTGGATACAGGACGGCGGTGGATATATTGATCACTGGAGTTCAGG gaGATCCAGATCCGGTACGCAGGGAGTCCGTGATGAGAAGGACGGCCCAGTATCTGAAGCACGCGGAGATACTGGTTGACCAGCACTCTtcgcccacacacactcacacgcctacacacacacatacacaggacCCTTAG
- the zdhhc21 gene encoding palmitoyltransferase ZDHHC21 isoform X2 → MKLRLHFVVDPMGWLCISMVFGIWLYNTLFIPKLVLLPHYNEGHIPWAIVVCYYIASALCLAALFRASTADPGRLPVDPHIPHSEREHWELCNKCNLMRPKRSHHCSRCGHCVRRMDHHCPWINNCVGEDNHWLFLQLCFYTQVLSLFTLVLDFCQYYYFQPLTGLDQEKFTTRHELALLRVSALMGLVMFGGMSSLFYTQMAGILSDTTTIEKMAQFSNEIFGSKKSWQWALAEVCGTRWKLLWFIPFRNRQPLQASYHFRTHV, encoded by the exons ATGAAGCTTCGACTGCACTTTGTGGTGGACCCCATGGGCTGGCTGTGCATCAGCATGGTGTTTGGGATCTGGCTCTACAACACTTTATTTATTCCCAAGCTGGTTCTGCTTCCACACTACAACGAAGGACACATCCCATGGGCCATAGTTGTTT GTTATTACATAGCATCAGCACTATGCCTCGCGGCCCTattcagagcttccacagcgGATCCTGGCCGTCTTCCTGTTGACCCCCACATACCTCACTCAG AGCGAGAGCACTGGGAGTTGTGCAATAAGTGCAACTTAATGAGACCTAAAAGGTCGCACCACTGCAGTCGTTGTGGTCATTGTGTACGCAGAATGGACCACCACTGTCCTTG GATCAATAACTGTGTGGGAGAAGACAACCACTGGctcttcctgcagctctgtttctACACTCAGGTCCTCAGCTTGTTCACCCTGGTGCTGGACTTCTGCCAATACTATTACTTCCAGCCACTGACAGGACTTGACCAG GAGAAGTTTACAACACGCCATGAACTGGCTCTGCTGCGCGTCTCGGCACTCATGGGCTTGGTCATGTTTGGCGGCATGAGTAGCTTATTTTACACTCAGATGGCAGGCATCCTCTCT GATACTACCACTATCGAGAAAATGGCTCAGTTCTCAAATGAAAT atTTGGCTCCAAGAAATCCTGGCAGTGGGCGCTAGCTGAGGTTTGCGGCACTCGCTGGAAACTCCTGTGGTTCATCCCGTTCCGAAACAGGCAGCCACTCCAAGCCAGCTACCACTTCCGCACCCACGTGTAG
- the plaa gene encoding phospholipase A-2-activating protein, with protein sequence MASSNSYKLRCSIPGHEMDVRGLASAVFPEGSFVSVSRDRTGRIWVPNSSPDKGFTEMHCMSGHSNFVSCVCIIAPSEAYPRGLIATGGNDNNICVFTMDQPQPLYTLQGHKNSVCTLSSGKFGTLLSGSWDTTAKVWLNEKCMMTLQGHTAAVWAVIILPEQGLMLSGSADKTIKLWKAGRCEKTFTGHEDCVRGLAVISNTEFFSCSNDTSIRRWLVTGECVQVYYSHTNYIYSMAVFPNCQDFISTGEDRSLRIWRQGECSQTIRLPAQSVWCCCILPNGDIAVGASDGIIRIFTEAEDRMASAEDLQAFEDELSKATIDPKTGDLGDIKLEDLPGREHLNEPGNRDGQTRLIKDGQKVEAYQWSVSDGRWMKIGDVVGGSNQQTSKSVMYEGKEYDYVFTIDVNEGGPSMKLPYNVSEDPWLTAHNFLQKNDLSPMFLDQVANFIIENTKGHVVGPAQPAGGDPFTGGARYIPGASDVRPGFGADPFTGSGRYIPGSGPNPSAPVGVADPFTGGGAYSSAALRQTSTNIYFPKTDGVSFEQANAQQIIAKLKELNGGAPQEHKLSEEILESLERLLVSVCEPNSSKPPPTIQEINLLWKASHWPEDIVFPVLDIMRLAVRHPLVNESLCGEAEGVQLCNHLLSLMRPEGRPANQMLALRTLCNCFSGRHGRALLMAQRETVLSRAADLASICNKNLHIALATVVLNYAGCLHSQPDLEAKAQCLSVASRALETVQDREAVFRLLVALGTTVASDQTAQDLARSLGVNSQISKYSSVSDPPKVGECCQLVLKELQ encoded by the exons ATGGCATCATCGAACTCATACAAACTCAGGTGCTCCATCCCGGGCCACGAAATGGACGTTAGGGGACTCgcatctgctgtttttcctgaaGGATCTTTCGTGTCTGTGTCCAGAGACCGAACCGGAAGGATCTGGGTGCCAAACTCAAG CCCAGACAAAGGCTTCACAGAGATGCATTGTATGTCTGGCCATTCAAATTTTGTATCCTGTGTATGCATCATTGCGCCCAGTGAAGCATATCCCCGAGGACTTATTGCCACAGGTGGAAATGATAacaacatttgtgttttcacaatgGACCAGCCTCAGCCCCTGTACACTCTCCAGGGTCACAAAAATTCAG TTTGCACTCTGTCTTCTGGGAAGTTTGGGACACTTTTGAGCGGCTCCTGGGACACCACAGCCAAAGTATGGCTCAATGAGAAGTGCATGATGACTTTGCAG GgccacactgcagcagtgtgggCAGTGATCATCTTACCTGAACAAGGTCTGATGCTGTCTGGATCAGCGGATAAGACCATCAAGCTTTGGAAAGCCGGCCGATGTGAGAAAACATTTACTG GTCACGAGGACTGTGTAAGGGGACTAGCAGTGATCAGCAACACTGAGTTCTTCTCTTGCAGCAATGACACAAGTATCAGACGGTGGCTGGTGACAGGCGAATGTGTACAAGTCTATTACAGCCACACCAACTACATCTACAGCATGGCTGTCTTCCCCAATTgccaag ATTTCATAAGCACAGGAGAGGACAGGTCTTTGAGGATATGGAGGCAGGGAGAGTGCTCTCAGACCATTCGCCTGCCTGCCCAGTCCGTGTGGTGCTGCTGTATTCTACCTAATGGTGATATAGCAGTTGGAGCCAG TGATGGCATTATCCGCATTTTTACGGAGGCTGAAGACCGCATGGCGAGTGCGGAGGACCTGCAGGCCTTTGAGGATGAACTCTCCAAAGCCACTATAGACCCCAAGACAGGCGATCTTGGAGACATCAAACTAGAGGACCTTCCTGGAAGGGAACACCTTAATGAACCTG GGAATCGTGACGGACAGACGCGGCTGATTAAAGATGGACAGAAGGTGGAGGCATATCAGTGGAGTGTCAGTGATGGCCGCTGGATGAAAATCGGAGATGTGGTAGGAGGCTCAAACCAGCAGACCTCCAAGAGTGTGATGTACGAAGGAAAG GAATACGACTACGTCTTCACCATTGATGTGAATGAGGGAGGGCCGTCCATGAAGCTGCCTTACAATGTGTCAGAGGACCCCTGGCTGACAGCACACAACTTTTTGCAGAAGAATGACCTCAGCCCCATGTTCCTCGACCAGGTCGCCAATTTTATAATAGAGAACACTAAAGGACATGTGGTGGGACCAGCCCAGCCCGCTGGTGGCGACCCATTCACCG GAGGAGCTCGGTATATCCCCGGGGCTTCCGATGTTAGGCCAGGCTTTGGAGCTGATCCTTTCACAG GCTCCGGTCGTTATATCCCAGGGTCAGGTCCAAACCCAAGTGCTCCTGTAGGTGTGGCAGATCCCTTCACAG gaggaggtgctTACTCCTCAGCAGCCCTCAGACAGACGTCAACCAACATCTACTTCCCCAAGACTGATGGTGTGAGCTTTGAGCAAGCCAATGCCCAGCAGATCATTG CCAAGCTGAAGGAGCTGAACGGAGGTGCCCCACAGGAGCACAAGCTCTCTGAAGAAATCCTGGAAAGCCTCGAGAGGCTGctggtgtctgtctgtgaaccTAACTCCTCCAAGCCTCCCCCAACCATCCAAGAGATCAATCTGCTGTGGAAAGCCTCTCACTGGCCTGAAG ACATTGTATTTCCTGTCCTGGACATTATGAGGCTGGCGGTGCGCCACCCACTGGTTAACGAGAGCCTCtgtggagaggcagagggagtcCAGCTGTGCAACCACCTGCTGAGCCTGATGAGGCCCGAGGGGCGTCCTGCCAACCAGATGCTCGCGCTGCGGACTCTGTGTAACTGCTTTAGTGGCAGGCACGGCCGAGCCCTCCTTATGGCCCAGCGTGAAACGGTGCTGTCACGTGCTGCAGACCTGGCCTCCATCTGCAATAAGAACCTCCACATTGCCCTGGCGACTGTGGTGCTTAACTATGCTGGCTGCCTGCATAGCCAACCCGATCTCGAGGCCAAGGCCCAGTGCCTGTCTGTGGCCAGCAGAGCCCTGGAGACGGTGCAAGACAGGGAGGCTGTGTTTAGGCTGCTGGTGGCCTTGGGAACCACTGTGGCCTCAGACCAGACTGCCCAGGACCTGGCTCGCTCCCTGGGGGTCAACTCGCAGATTTCTAAGTACTCATCAGTGTCTGATCCCCCTAAGGTGGGCGAGTGTTGCCAGCTGGTTTTAAAAGAACTACAGTGA
- the zdhhc21 gene encoding palmitoyltransferase ZDHHC21 isoform X1, protein MLMMMVSTTKVQHVHQVSPGVPAAMKLRLHFVVDPMGWLCISMVFGIWLYNTLFIPKLVLLPHYNEGHIPWAIVVCYYIASALCLAALFRASTADPGRLPVDPHIPHSEREHWELCNKCNLMRPKRSHHCSRCGHCVRRMDHHCPWINNCVGEDNHWLFLQLCFYTQVLSLFTLVLDFCQYYYFQPLTGLDQEKFTTRHELALLRVSALMGLVMFGGMSSLFYTQMAGILSDTTTIEKMAQFSNEIFGSKKSWQWALAEVCGTRWKLLWFIPFRNRQPLQASYHFRTHV, encoded by the exons atgctgatgatgatggtatCAACAACCAAAGTACAACATGTACATCAG GTTTCCCCTGGAGTCCCTGCAGCCATGAAGCTTCGACTGCACTTTGTGGTGGACCCCATGGGCTGGCTGTGCATCAGCATGGTGTTTGGGATCTGGCTCTACAACACTTTATTTATTCCCAAGCTGGTTCTGCTTCCACACTACAACGAAGGACACATCCCATGGGCCATAGTTGTTT GTTATTACATAGCATCAGCACTATGCCTCGCGGCCCTattcagagcttccacagcgGATCCTGGCCGTCTTCCTGTTGACCCCCACATACCTCACTCAG AGCGAGAGCACTGGGAGTTGTGCAATAAGTGCAACTTAATGAGACCTAAAAGGTCGCACCACTGCAGTCGTTGTGGTCATTGTGTACGCAGAATGGACCACCACTGTCCTTG GATCAATAACTGTGTGGGAGAAGACAACCACTGGctcttcctgcagctctgtttctACACTCAGGTCCTCAGCTTGTTCACCCTGGTGCTGGACTTCTGCCAATACTATTACTTCCAGCCACTGACAGGACTTGACCAG GAGAAGTTTACAACACGCCATGAACTGGCTCTGCTGCGCGTCTCGGCACTCATGGGCTTGGTCATGTTTGGCGGCATGAGTAGCTTATTTTACACTCAGATGGCAGGCATCCTCTCT GATACTACCACTATCGAGAAAATGGCTCAGTTCTCAAATGAAAT atTTGGCTCCAAGAAATCCTGGCAGTGGGCGCTAGCTGAGGTTTGCGGCACTCGCTGGAAACTCCTGTGGTTCATCCCGTTCCGAAACAGGCAGCCACTCCAAGCCAGCTACCACTTCCGCACCCACGTGTAG
- the snx15 gene encoding sorting nexin-15 isoform X2 encodes MSRKPKDEYYRFFTVSDTRTHEKGHTEYKVTARFVSKRHPEDVKEVVVWRRFSELKKLHGELAYTHKNLFRRQEEFPPFPRAQVFGRFEEAVIEERRKATEAMLLFTTSIPALYNSPQLKDFFRGGEVTRPLDPTPLSSAGPLPPPLIPLPKRRASDCEPAEEEEGREAPTLPQDLGNNVGLEVGEPEVATEAYSEMGGSPREEQEELSDTELDDRARNHQSQESQEEFDSLFDSVAEEQVPSPKEEVPPPLTDNDMAVFDPCYKQDGSNSSSDHSELLSLLPTSLDGGDTDYLNRAATELTAAMEREKEGEFSCAIRGYRTAVDILITGVQGDPDPVRRESVMRRTAQYLKHAEILVDQHSSPTHTHTPTHTHTQDP; translated from the exons ATGTCACGAAAACCCAAAGATGAATATTACCGTTTCTTTACCGTTTccgacacacgcacacacgagaAGGGGCACACCGAGTACAAAGTGACGGCAAGG TTCGTCTCTAAGCGTCATCCAGAAGATGTGAAGGAGGTGGTCGTGTGGAGGAGGTTCTCGGAACTGAAGAAGCTCCATGGGGAGCTGGCCTACACACACAAGAACCTGTTCAGACGACAGGAGGAGTTTCCACCATTTCCACGTGCACAAGTCTTTG gaAGGTTTGAGGAAGCTGTGattgaagagaggaggaaggctACAGAGGCCATGCTTCTATTTACTACCAGCATACCTGCACTCTACAATAGCCCACAGCTCAAGGACTTCTTCAGA GGTGGTGAGGTCACAAGGCCTCTGGATCCCACCCCTCTGTCCTCCGCTGggcctctgcctcctccactcATCCCTCTCCCCAAACGGAGGGCCTCAGACTGTgaacctgcagaggaggaggaggggagggaggctcCCACCTTACCCCAAGACCTGGGCAACAATGTGGGCTTAGAGGTGGGAGAGCCGGAGGTGGCGACTGAGGCTTACAGCGAGATGGGAGGCTCTCCAAGAGAAGAACAAGAGGAGTTAAGCGATACAGAGCTGGATGACAGAG CCAGAAACCACCAATCACAAGAGTCCCAGGAAGAGTTTGACTCCCTGTTCGACTCTGTGGCAGAAGAGCAAGTCCCATCCCCAAAGGAGGAAGTTCCCCCTCCCCTGACTGATAATGACATGGCTGTGTTTGATCCCTGCTATAAACAAg ATGGATCCAACTCCTCCAGTGACCACTCAGAATTGCTTTCATTGCTGCCAACCAGTCTGGATGGAGGGGACACGGATTACTTGAATCGGGCTGCCACTGAGCTAACAGCTGcgatggagagggagaaggagggagaattTAGTTGTGCCATTCGTGGATACAGGACGGCGGTGGATATATTGATCACTGGAGTTCAGG gaGATCCAGATCCGGTACGCAGGGAGTCCGTGATGAGAAGGACGGCCCAGTATCTGAAGCACGCGGAGATACTGGTTGACCAGCACTCTtcgcccacacacactcacacgcctacacacacacatacacaggacCCTTAG
- the prox3 gene encoding prospero homeobox 3, with product MDSPTDLFSDSAPQIHAFAPTHSSSDLPGVHPQSSAGRPPPAFRPPGFPLIHHLLQPGGAPRRIGGQLQNLSTHRHLEDRNLEEVRGERDEQEEQGMEGGEEGALEGENGLLGVKKRHSDAALAAEWSQDVLKVKRMKLESRPRDGEAEGGGRRREGGREGKRREREELKEQLEEARERLQALQEKVWRAFGEKHMAEEEKKRRHSNRGGGNGGEGDVGMMEEEDITEGMYNEEDIDSGEMEKETFSLLSVSPFDSFHKRRDEKKKNRGGGMERGGGGEGLHLEGVMEGSGLWLDCGGVVRGDWHGGIEDEGEEGGQKFAQALKLELGSAVARVIDRVLRLYTEMTDFTPSSPPAAISFLPSDAGNDGEREREVWMGLLTRGKGEEKTGSKEEKTGMQDGEREKQLQKMSNGSALPPGQPHRTEASDLAMPLAVQRSPDIRKTHPLLGPPLSTHLNPSHPNLSLHHPPLPRPPPLSHPPLLPPATQPKDPSSSFHPSSSSSSSSSSSFPAPPPPPPPLPLPLLHYSMQQLFSRSLHHPQLSHLPPSRKDYLSSDPFLEFSSHPSSHPSFPPLPLLGHLDPSLARHTHGGRERERGMRGDGGLRGGGGMDGGELYLTAGGTQEGLSPCHLKKAKLMFFYTRYPSSNTLKTYFPDVKFNRCVTSQMIKWFSNFREFFYIQMERFARQAVREALTREGAPRLGRESQLRVGRDSELYRILNMHYNKSNIYQVPERFMEVSEVALREFYSAIWTGRDSDPCWKKGIYKIICKLDSPVPDAFRLPGCPVG from the exons ATGGATTCCCCCACAGATCTTTTCAGTGACTCTGCTCCCCAAATACACGCATTTGCTCCCACTCACAGCTCTTCAGATCTCCCTGGAGTTCATCCTCAGTCCAGTGCAGGTCGCCCTCCTCCTGCCTTTAGACCCCCTGGCTTTCCCCTcatccaccacctcctccagccAGGTGGAGCCCCCAGGAGGATTGGAGGGCAACTCCAAAacctgagcacacacaggcacctGGAAGACAGAAACCTGGAGGAagtcagaggagagagggatgaacaAGAGGAGCAagggatggaaggaggagaggaaggagcgCTGGAGGGAGAGAACGGCTTGTTGGGTGTTAAGAAGAGGCACAGTGATGCTGCCCTCGCAGCAGAGTGGAGTCAAGATGTCTTGAAAGTGAAGAGGATGAAGCTGGAGAGCCGACcaagagatggagaggcagaggggggaggcaggaggcgtgagggagggagggaggggaagagaagggagagggaggagctgaaagaacagctggaggaggcgAGGGAGAGACTGCAGGCCCTGCAGGAGAAAGTATGGAGGGCTTTTGGGGAAAAGCAcatggcagaggaagagaagaaaaggaggcacagcaacagaggaggaggaaacggaggagaaggagatgtggggatgatggaggaggaggacattaCAGAAGGGATGTACAATGAAGAAGACATTGACAGCGGAGAGATGGAAAAGGAGACTTTCTCCCTTCTTTCCGTTTCCCCTTTTGACAGCTTCCACAAACGGAGAgacgagaagaaaaaaaacagaggaggagggatggaaagaggaggaggaggagaagggttGCACTTGGAGGGCGTGATGGAGGGTTCAGGGTTGTGGTTGGATTGTGGAGGGGTGGTGAGAGGAGACTGGCACGGGGGGATAGAAGACGAGGGCGAGGAGGGAGGGCAGAAGTTTGCTCAGGCGCTGAAGCTGGAGCTGGGCAGCGCTGTGGCACGAGTCATTGACCGAGTTCTCCGCCTTTACACCGAAATGACAGATTtcactccttcctctccccccGCCGCCATCTCTTTCCTCCCGTCTGACGCAGGGAacgatggagagagggagagggaagtgtGGATGGGACTGCTAACgagaggaaaaggggaggaaaaaacaggaagtaaggAGGAAAAGACAGGGATGCAGGATGGAGAACGagagaagcagctccagaaaATGAGCAACGGGAGCGCTCTGCCTCCAGGACAGCCTCATCGCACTGAAGCGTCAGACCTGGCCATGCCACTGGCTGTTCAGAGGTCACCTGACATACGAAAAACCCACCCACTCCTCGGCCCACCTCTCTCCACTCACCTAAATCCCTCTCACCCCAACCTCTCCCTTCATCACCCTCCTCtacctcgtcctcctcctctgtctcatcctcCCCTCTTGCCTCCAGCCACGCAACCCAAagacccctcctcctccttccacccatcctcgtcctcctcatcttcttcctcatcctctttccccgcgcctccccctcctcctccccctctccctctcccccttctCCACTACTCCATGCAGCAGctcttctctcgctctcttcaCCACCCTCAGCTCTCCCACCTCCCCCCATCCCGCAAGGACTATTTGAGCTCCGACCCTTTCTTGGAGTTTTCGTCTCACCCCTCGTCTCACCCGTCTTTCCCACCGCTCCCCCTGCTGGGTCACCTGGACCCCTCCCTGGCACGCCACACTCacggaggcagagagagggagagaggaatgaGGGGAGACGGGGGCttgagaggagggggagggatggACGGAGGAGAGCTCTACCTGACAGCTGGGGGA ACCCAGGAGGGCTTGTCTCCCTGCCACCTGAAGAAAGCCAAGCTCATGTTCTTCTACACACGCTATCCCAGCTCCAACACCCTCAAGACATACTTCCCTGATGTCAAG TTTAACCGCTGTGTGACCTCCCAGATGATTAAATGGTTCAGTAACTTCAGAGAGTTCTTCTACATCCAGATGGAGCGCTTTGCACGACAGGCTGTCCGCGAGGCACTCACCCG GGAAGGTGCACCTCGTCTGGGCAGGGAGAGTCAGCTGCGAGTGGGCCGTGATTCAGAGCTTTACCGCATACTGAACATGCACTACAATAAAAGCAACATCTACCAG